From the Pseudorasbora parva isolate DD20220531a chromosome 2, ASM2467924v1, whole genome shotgun sequence genome, the window ATAATTCTATGATTGGGGGACAGGAGCAGGATGAGGTATATAATGTATGGTAAATAAGTGAAGACTAACAATACATATGAAATGTGATACGTGTGCTGTATGTGTGAGGTGAGTAACAAAAACAATATCATTCAGTGCATAATGTGGGGAAGAGGAAGGGACAGACATGTAGAGCAGGAGTGTCATGAACACAGAGAAAGTATGTGGAGTGTATTTCACATTCACTCAGAGCTGGTGTCCAGACAGTCTGTATTTGCACACTCCCAGACTTACCCTGCCTGAGAACTAACAGAAGTGAACATAGAACATTTTCAGGGTTTTGCTCTGGCATCTCCTCTGCCTCTGCAAGTGACTGGGCATGAGAGCGCACATGCTGGCCGTTTTGTATATGTGGATTTAAGGCATTTGGAGTGTACTAAAATAAGAACATACCCCTTATTATATCTAATGGACAATGCTCCTAAACATTCAACAGTGGTGAAATATATTCAATGTGCCAAATCAATTCATGGTGATGCAGGAGCTGCTTGTAACTACGCAGTCCAAAGCTTAGTGTATATGTATTTCCGCTATACTATTTTTGGGCAAAAATGGACATGATGGCTGCGGGATGGTGGCAGAGGGAGGACCAGAGCAAAACCTTGCTTTGCATTTAGTGCTCCTTGCATTAGGAAAAGAGTGGATCAGAGAGAGAGGAGCATTACGGTCAGATTCTGGGCTTCAGGGCAGAGGCTCATTGAAGAAAGAGCTTTTAAGTGGATATTCAGGATCAGGTTCCCCTCATTCACAAATGTAATGAGCTAAAAAGCCCCACTGATCCTGAGTCTGCACTTAAGAGAGCACTTCACTGATTCCCGTGGGTGGGCGAGGAAAGGGACAACTATTTGTTTGAATACATTTCTCTTTTTAGGACAGTGCATTCCAGTTTCAAAATCCAGTTATCATTCATTTTGTTTCCTATTGTCAGTTTTAAGGAGAGTCTTCttgttgtctgtgtgtgtgtgcatgtgtgaaaaAAGACAGAATACTGCTCGCGTTTCGTACGAAGGGCTGGCCTGGTACGCACGAGTCCGAAACTTTGGGCTCTTGTCTGGGTAACATTCGAAAAGATGAAGAGCGAACAGAGAGGACCTCTTTCTTGTTCCCTCTATTTTGTTCCTCTGCTTCCATAAGGTTCACTTCAGTCTTTACGTCGTACATCCTTAAGGGTTTTGAAATATTTTCCCCGTGGGAGACATCCAAGGCATGGAGTCATTGCTTGGTTTGTTTTGTTCTCCAGCTTACTCCTTTGTgagtttttgctttttttaattcaaaatgaaatgaaaatgagatGGAGAAAATTAGGTTGTTGAAATGGCTTTTAAAAGGACATTTGCAGCATACAACAAATACAAATAGGAAGTTTTACTGCCATTTTCAAAATTGCTAATTTTTCCTCCTGTCATTTTGACTGGACCagtactaataaataaataaataaataaatgtgtctttaaataaataaataaatgtgtctttaaataaacaaattaaaaatgtaaatttttttgACATTCGCTTTTTCATTTTGTTAATGGAAACATTTCACATCTCAGctcaaaaatataatataaatataaaagggGACACAAAAAAAGACTTTTGGACTTCAACGGACGGAAGTTCTACTATGAATCACATGAGAAGATGGTGGCTTTAACATTTTTCTTCCATTTCGTTCCTCTTGTTCTGTTTCTATGTGAACATGTCATAGGAAATCTAGATGCCTGCTCATCCCTCTTTGCCCTACTTTGAGTGGGGTGGATCTGGGATCTGCAATGACGTACAACAGCTCAATCTTTACTGTTTCCAACAGCAGCTTCCAGTGGGCAGCTCTCCACTGCATATCTGACACTGACTGATTTTGGACCCACAACAGAGTTCAGGATCTACACGGATCAGTGTTTAACATAGCCTATATCTTCAACACTTAAAATCTCAAACATAAAACTGTAGTCACATTGGACTATAGTAGCATTTTGGGATACAAAATTTAGATTCCATTCAAAAAAAATCCTACTGTTTTCTTTACACAGTGTTTTAGaaatcctttttttgtgctccaAGTGGTGATAAGAATGAAGAACTTCCCACTTTTTTCCTATTCTGTTTGCTTTTCTCTACCTCAAGCAGCTCAGTGTGAttatgataatgatgatgattatgataaTGACGATGATACGTTTGGGAGACATTCTTTCCTGTCCCACTTGGTGTTTGTTCCTCGGTTTGTATAGTTTGTTGCCATAAGATCACTTGATATGACCATGGATGTCAAATCCCTTGTTTGTAGTGTACGAAATAATTTGTAGCTAGGGTTTATATTCAGCGATACATCTCGTTGTCACTTTTCAAATCCTTTGCTCCTAAAAAGGATAAGTgatattgaattttttttcttcagatgAACATTTGCATGTAAGAACACTTCCATGTGGATAGACTCCTGACTGTTCTGTCGCAGTTGGATCTCAGGGTTTCTGCAAGTGATGTGAAATTCAGGGCTGAGTATACCTGTTGTTGTGTACTGTGCAGATGGACATTAAGGGAGTCGTGTCTGGGGGGAATCAAAGGAGGGGTTTTCCCCCACCCATTCAACAGCTTGTCTGATTAGTTCACTTAGGGCTGAGACTGGGTTCCATTTGAGGAAAGGAGGCGAGCTTTATCCTTGCCAGACCCCTTCCTTTGTAGAACACTCGCACTACCACCAATACTGCTCCCTTCTCCTCGATCGCTGCGTTCTGCTCGCTCACCGCGATCACCTCCGCCCTCGGAGCGATGAGAGTTCTGACGGGTTGGTGTGCTGGGTGGGCGAGACGAAAGCCCATTTTTCTCATCTAGGAAAAGAAAACATCAGGATGTGTGCTTTatagttgaaaacatttttgttaattcaaatacaaataaaagtgaattaactaatttatttcattttagttttagATTTTGATACAAAGTATtgtataaaaagtaaaaaataagtatagtataaaaagtatattttatcTGCACTGTGCATGAAAAATCCactgaatatttatttaacaatataagttgctaaacatttttaaataacagCAGTTAGTTGTCTCGGAAACAAACCCTGATATCCAGTCTGGCCTGGGGCCTAtaccatgaagccggtttagctggctagccagatatgtttaagcttagtttgtgccaatcctgggttttaggtactaTTAAAATGGTTTGGCTTTAAGCTGTGTTCATCTCCTGTCCATAGTAACTTACGCtccacagctaacctgctcaagggcaggttatgttctggagaagagatctcaaactgaaactggaccaatcagctgggaGAAAAGTGACACCCAAATCTCTCTGCTTGTCTCGCGAGAAGTGAATTTCAGTTTCACTGATCAACAGCATGAGCATGGCTGTTcatgacagagaaagctgatgataagcatcatgggaccaacaaagcctgaatagattgttttggttttgtcaacaCGAAACTAGTCCTgcaaccctgagtttgttaaacttcCATCATGGTACAGGGCACAGATGTGTGAGACGGTTTATATATCTGTGCCTGTGGGAGTATTAGTGGAGCTGGATGTCTAAAAGTGGCTGATAGACTGGGTTTACTGGCAGAGCCATTTCCCACTCTTGTCCACATCTTCCTGTTTTCATTTTGTTGTCACAgtagccacgtttacatgcacactttttttattccaattaaaataattccaattgaaaattttagtggactgtttacatgagacattatctaaaccgatctggggaTTACGtgtgctgactttcaatcgccGCATCAGAAGCTGCCCtttccagcagctggaatgtgttcacgggtgccatagcaactctcaatggcCACCAGGAcatatacggttttataaaagctatttttttttattgtaaagtgtaatcatctcagaaaaaataaattcttctgtcaggcgctgttgaagtaaaaagtgcctgggacaaacgctgtcaagatgagacGATGTTttattatgccaacattatcttcataacttctaacgaaataaaaagtttacccctcaaaAAAACTAactttcctctcaacattatCCTGAGTGTAAGCGCGGCGCGCGGTCAGTGGTGAAGGCACACGCTGTGTatcacgtcatataaggacgcacactgcaaagtaatcgggtcaggtcCTGTATGTGGTTAAATTTTTcgtttgatcggttcatgaaaaggtttattcccccctctcaaaccgattacaatttcattcagtttgggcatttttattctgattgaggtgtttatatggagcattttcttcagattggacttttaaactgattaaagtgctccatgtaaacgcaacTATTTATCAATTGTGTCATTGATTAGTTCACACCGGTTTCATATTGAGTTACATTTTCTTGTGTATATAATGCCTTCACTTCACTCAGTTCATTGTCTTGGTTGTGTTTAAATCACGCCATTTAGTTTAGTTTTCTTGTTGAATGTCATTCTTTTGTTTGGTTTTAATAAAGTTCAGCTGTTTATCCGCTATGCTCTGTGTATCATCATTTTCATCACAATGTAACATTAACTTTGgctaaaatatgaaaaataatataaaaaataaataacctgaaaataattaaaattaaaattaaaataaatggagGAAAAAactaatgaaaataaatgaatgtttacatataatattttttatgaatgtgTGCATGATTTTGGATGGAAGTGTAGATGTGGAACATTCACCTGCAAGCGCCTGCACAGAAGGCTGGTCATGTGTACTGAGAAGCTGAGCTTGAATGGTCTCTACCACTCGTTTAAACCTGCGACTAGGACCTGCAAAACAATATTATCACATTTGTAGAAATGTCAGCTTGTGCAGACACATGACACCGGCTCTCTCGTCTTTTTAAATACCTGataatagggtgaaggtgacgCTGTAAATGCCAGTCTCCCTCCTTCCCtccctttctctttctttttctctctctcgttctctctctccttctgaGAAAGCGATGTCAACCTGAAATTTGACAGGCTTCTGGAAGACAGACGGACCCCCAGAGGACTTGTACTCTGCCCGGAAACTTGTCTGAGAGATGACACTGTGACTCAGGGAGGGAATCTAGAGCAGAACAGAGACATGcatcaaagttttttttaactgaagaggaagaggaaagtAAACACCTAACATACTAAAAAGATACTAACTGATAGAAAGGCGTGGACAATGTCGGCCTTGATAGAGCTTAGTGGTTTGTCTCTAATCACCACAAAAATTTGCTCTTCCCTCTCCAGACTGATGAAATTTCCAAACCACGACTTCTTTGCCAGCCTATATCAAAAGATAAAAATATATGcagataaatacattttgctaTTGTTTCATGACTCATTGAACACAAAAACTAATTACATTAGTACACTGCATTACACATTAGAGACTTTATAGCATCATTATGGACTTATCTATTGAGAGTTAAGTGCTAAGAGTTCTATCTTCGAAAATACAGAAGCTAATTCTGCAAGTGCACAAATAAAACTGCCACCATAAGTCTGATCTGTCTTCATTCTTAGAATGATACACGTTCCAGGAAAAGCAGCAGAATATACTGAAAAAGcttcaaaataaacacactgaATCATAGGAGCAGGTTGTTGTTGTATCAACATTGAACTTGACACATGTAGAATTAAAGAATATAAAATTCATTGTCAAAATGAATATCAAATTAAAGGACATTAAAGGAGTCATGAACTGGgtgttattctttttttatactgttgtctgaggtcaactaatgacgtttgtgtggtttttacattcaaaaacatcataactaataagtaataggctattttccaCACTGGTTTTGAGGTCTTCTGTCTTCTGAACTTTAAAtttctattttgtgaaaataaattaaaggggtgatgaactgagaaattaactttccctcgagcttttgatatataaaaaagtcatggtaatataagaatatcctgtaagtttcagagctaaaaacttccttgttaataaaagaaaagcttttaaagacaccaggcccagaaaacgatcgtgtgcgCAATTATACATCATCGTGTGACGAAACATATCCTCCTCTATAGAATAATAAGCACATGTAATTCAGTCACACCgaccaccgactcatggagctgatcgtCTTGCGCTAGCCAACAGCAATAAACATTcagaagaagatagcaagatattgcactactcctggttgtggaagaacacagtcacataagcttccttctgatcgtaatattaggaatgtgtgatacttcatttatttttaatgaagttccagctcacatggggaagaacatttgtgtgttcgcttcatttcactgcggaatcatttGTGAACAAGTCTCAGATGCtagatttgcagacatattgagattaaaacacaacactgtttcttctatattggcTCAGGAATGGTACAACACaaagtaaaacgtgtttttacaggtgatagtattgcattgttatagattgttttgattttgtgtacgtgtctaacagaataTTCCTTTAGCATGCTGGACtcacatgtatgggccagggctcgtaAAGCCCAACGTCCAGGGgcaatgtgttttccagacaggctaccaaaacgtaagcctgtCAGCAGGCTGGTGGAATGtcaaataatattcctttcttgatctgcacTGTTCACTCTCTATTGACTTGACATTTAAAGGCTGCGCacacgtgtgtgtttgtgtgggtgtatgtgtgtgcacgtgCGGTTTGTGCTCAGAGTTCTAAATTTACTAAATTAATTAATCTAAATTAGTTtatctaaatacattttttgatcaCCAGCCAATTGGAATTTCCACTGGCCACATTTTTTTTCCGGTAAAAATAAGAGAAATTATGAGTGCCACTAAATGCATTTAATCATTTCATTAACATTGTTGGTATGAAAAACACATATAAAGTACACAGAGGTAAATTAGAGTACTCAAGTATATTActgggctcgacattaagcctTTTCATGTGTTTGTCCTTTGGACAATTAAATCTGTCATTCACTTGTCcaagtaaaaaatgtgcttgtctggattattattttttttacatttgtgttataaatacaatttattctgaaacaatattctcaccattgttcaatcagctttgacatattttaaatctgcatatttgtgatatttttaccttttataaagggcattttttccataatcttattaaatataggctatgctttagcttttttttaatgtattttttcatTAAATCTAGAAATTAAACAAGAATAAGGAACtaaagggctgttaccaatcaaattaaataatttacacaaacaaataaaaatgacaaccgcattaaataatgttataatattgttttaaatatgtttaaatatacaaataaaaatgttagaAAGATGAAACTAAACCaacagtaggtggcagcagtaACTGTCTTGATTGATTCACTGgttgcgtttacatgcacgttcttaagccgattatgcatAATTAGCCGTCAATGAACATGGCCATGTAAatgcggtaacccgttttcttttatcagagtaaggtcataaacggcgtaagaataaaccggtcgggacaggcagttttttgcctcttaccctgatttcgtgctgcatgtaaacgcattaacctgctttctgtcagcttattgaagagcgcatgtgtgataggtgactaaaaagcaaacttagagcagatttaaagcATCCAGTCAGAGGGAGCTagtgttttgcatgaaataagggcatatatcacaaacgcaggctcttttaagacccagaaaattgtaaagatgtgttctcatctcatgcagcagaagtagaagaggttcagtcaaaaaacgctgcatgagggataatatgagccgtaaatctcccgctgacatggtgcacgctttatttaacatcacaactgacgtaacatttaaaatactcagagtcagatacaaacattattattcatgacgtcactacaaggaaataacccggtttattaataaaggcaTGTAAACGCGGattacttgcgttgtcagtatactggtttgcatgtaaatgggaaaaactgattatttcaataagctgatttttttttgttatcagcttactggtgtgtaAGTTGTAACATTACTAGTAAATGACTAGTATGATGCTGTGTGTCAACACAGAATGAGCACGTACAAAGTCAGAATGTGCTAATGCAAGTCATAAGATTGTTTTTATGGAGATGATGCGATTACTCTGTTGTTTCCAGTAAGCTTTTCAATAGTTTTTCTATGTAGACTATCTTTGCAGCTTTTTCTTTTCCATTCATCACTGCTAATACTATCATGCGCATTTCCTGTTTTTAAGAGCCAACGCATTCTGTTTGATCATCCCCTTATGCCTGTCAATCAGATGTCAAAAAATGGTGTCAAATTGAACAGATAGAGATAgctgtgtgaaaggggctaataTCAGACCATGTTTTTTACTCATTTATTCCTCTAAATACTCACTCTGGGCTGGACTCTGGAGTTAAACTGGACATGTCTTCTGATGTAGGAACTATTGAAACAAACAAGAAaatcaaaacatttttacagtgacATTTGACTTTCAATGATGTTTGAATGATTAACAATTATAAGATGGTGGTTGACGTTTCTTTCACCCTGTAGTCTTCGGCGGTGGAACCGTGGCGATCCTAGCAGGTTGTTCTTGAAGGAGTTGAGGCGTGTCCTCCAGTGAGCTGAACTACTGGCAGCCATTCCACCACTTCCCCCAGGACTGGAGGGCGGGGTTAGGGACAGGGAACCAccacccacaccaccaccacccccTTCAGCTcgtgaggaggaagaggaggaggaggaggagggtggGGTGAGTGGGGGGTGCTGGGGATGGTGCACAGGGGTCCCAAGAGGGGTGGGGAGTGGGGAGCCCTGTGGGGTGACCTGCGACACATGGGCAGAGTTAGGATAGATGGTCTTAGTGACAGACTTCAGGACAGAAGGAGTAGGGAAGAAGAAGCGAGGGATGGGGGACAGGAGCGGAGAGGGGGAAGGTGAAGGAGACGGAGGAGTCTGCAGggggagggacttcatagactGCAGGTGGGGACGGTCAGAGGCTGCTTTTGAGGGTAGGGTCTGGGTTTTTTGGTCAGCCACGCGTTGGGACGCCCGGGTTGTGGTGGAACTTCCTGCTTTGGGTTCTTTAGACTGGGCGGTGGAAGCAGAGGTGACTTCAGTTTGGCTGAAAGTGAAAACTGGGCTCTGACAGGTAGGAAGAGAAAGGATAGAAGGATGGAGAGGGAAAGAGGAATGGAGAGATGGACACAGCAATGGTCATGAGCGTTAATGAAAGCTATGATATATGATTATTAACATTACAATTAAACTGAGAAGAGTTAGGAAAATGATGCATAGCTCTTTGAGAAGCATGTGAAATCCATTATAAATTAGTAAAAAATTAGGACATTAGTTAATGTGCAAAATGCAAGCTACATATatttgtgagtgtgtgcatgtattTGATGTGAATAATGACTCCAGTATGAGGACAGTATGAGGTAGATGAACATAAAAAGAGCAATTCAATCCAATTCAACTCTGCTATTCATAcgacaataacaacaacaaggCACAATACCTTTCACCATTTTAAACTGAGCACTGCATAGTGGAATTTTACTTCTAATCCAATATTAGTATGGCCAACAATTGTGGAGTAACTTACTCTGGGACTGCTGAGAGGACTGGATGAGAGGCCGGTTGAAGCTCCGCTAACGGATCGAGACCTATCAGAACACCAGGACATATCAGTCAAACATTCCTTTATGTTCATGTATATGTTTGTGTACTTAGATATATGCATTTCTATTGACAATACAAGTCTTAGAAACTGTGAAAGGAATTATTAACTTTACACAACTCAAAATGGACTTTCCATTTACTTATCTCTATTTATATATAGATAGTTTGTATGATattggcctggtttcacagacagggtttagattaagctAAAACTAGGCCTTAGTAAAATTAgggcatttaagtagcttttataaatgtgccttaggaaaaaaaaaaaacattattggtGAGCATATTTCAAAGGGTtatttcagtgatttagcatatggctttgtatcagtagaaactaGGGTAacatatgtcagtgcaagttgcagcttttctcaaacatgcattttagtctgggataggcttaagccttgtctgagAAACCGGGGGTTTATGTACATTACaaattaatgttttgttttcacCATGTTTCAATCCAACACACCACTTCCAACATCACAATCTGACAACTAAGGTATAATCTCGAATTGTAAGTTTTCCACCACTTCCCATGACTGTGCTTGGTCAATCAAGTGCTGAGAACTCATTATTACAACATTATTAGGGCACATGAGAGACGTTGACAAATACAGGAAGAGGACATTGCAAACAAAAGTTGGCAAATCAGAAATGAATTTTTTCACAACCAGCATTTAGCTTTTGTTGTCAAAAAACAACATGGAAAAAAATATAAGATTGTAAGAAAAACGTGTTGCATATAGTGTACCGTGATTGTGTTTGATCACTGAATAAGACATacatttacactaaaatatcatACATAAAAGTGGTGAAACTGATTTGTGAATTTTCCCCTCAAGGTTTCACCTGCACATTTTTTGAAGGAACTTGAAGTTGAACAGAGGACATGTGATACATCAAGCTGGACTTTTTGATAAAGGGTCATACAGTTATCTTAAACAGTTTGCATGTACCTCTGGCTATGTGCAGAGGTATCCAGCGCTCTGCGGGGAGGTGTTGGAGAGCCCTGCTCTGTCACACTCAGTACCTCCAGACTCTTTCTCTCCGGCCGACAGCGCCCATGACGGGTCAACATGGGCGAGTCCACCCGCTTACGGGGAGGATCTGATCACACAaccacaacaacacacacacactccactgTAACACAAACATCTACTGTGTACACTTCAAGAACAAGTTACACTACAAACCTTACTACATCCAAGATGGAATCTaaggtttgtttgttttttatatataactatatataaaatgtacaaCTGCAATGCAGCAACTGCAATGAGATTATCTGTATTACAGTGTTAGGAGGGAAATTAGCATAGAAGCTGAAAAAGAAGTCCTTTTCAGTGTTGATGAGAGACAGAGCTTCTAAGCAACAGGGTAAATAGTACCTGCATACAACATGGCCTATGTGAAAGATGAGTTATGGTGTGACAATGAGATGATGGACAGTAAGGTATCATTAGTCAGGCAGTAGGGCTGAATGAATTATCTTGTTCTCCAGTGTTTATCCAGAGTTCCTGCTTATCTGTTATTTAGTTTGTATTGTTAAAAGAAAAGGACTGCTAAATTAGATCCTGCCTCTCAACTCTCCTTGTGGCAACCAACATGACAACTACGCTATAATAAACATTTACCATCTAGCAATTTGCTGCAGCTTAGATATTGAGGCAAATGGAAAACAAAAAGATTTTAAATCTAAATTAAATAGATTGTGCAAAAACTACAAACTAACAAGTGAACTACTTTATAAATTTATGTATGGACTCTGCTCTGCTGCCAATAGAAATAGTTATATTTTAAGGGTGTGCAATTGGGTATACACATCAAAAGAACCAAATCACATTGTTCAAGTCACTTAAAGGGAactcaaatctttttttagTCCCCTTTTGAGTCTCATTCCATTTAGACATTTGTTTTGTCCCAAtgaatgtaaataataataataaataattgttattattagcctttttattttagattacaATAGTAATATTTCAATAGTACTACAATAGAACTGCTTGTCATGTTTACGTTCACGATATAATAAAAAAGGTTTATCTGCCGCTTTTCTCAGTGCATCTTATGAATGACTTATGAATGATATTTCaaattttattttgattaattgtGCTGCCCTAGTATCAGGGAGAGAAATTcctttcaaataattatgtcaGTAAATGGTAAATGTGAAAAAGCATGTCAGCATCAATGACAGCTTTTTCTCTGTATACATTAGGAGAGTCCCACTCTGATCCAACCTGCAGCACCTGTTTTCCCACCTACACTGCCCTAAAACAGCCATGTGTTTCAACTTCCCTGTCACGCTCTTAATGATGATGATTCTTCACCTTGAAATTTCTTTTTAGTCCTGGTCTTAATCTGTTTATTTTGGGGAACGAGCCCTCAATACGTTACATTTACAAATCACTGATGTTTGCCTTAGAGCCCTTAAATTAAACTGGCTTACTTTCAGGCCTAAAGCACCAGTATGCTTTCTAGGTTACCAACTTTTGTCAAGATGTTCACTGACTAGCTTTGAACAAAACAGTAACACACACATGGAACTCAGGTCGAACTCCAAAAATTCACTCACCAACATCATTTCTAGGGGGAAGATGTTCATCTTCATAACTAGGGTAGCGCTCTTTTCTGTCCAACAGAAGGTAGTAGATCAACTTCTCCTGGTTTTCTCTGGGAAGGGAGAGATGCAAGTCAGAGGACCCAAATGATGTTCATTGTATTGACAAAAtcccaaaatatattttttcattgaAGAAAGTAAGTCATCCAGAATTGGAATAGCGGGGTTTTGCAGGTTTTATGAAGGTACAATTAAGAgctttttaataaaaatttaaGTTAAACAAAATTAAAGTGATTCTATGATTAAAACAAGAACTAATAACTGTCAACTTTCGTACCCAATGAAATACTTGTTCTTGGTTTAACCATTAAATCACTTTTATGTTCACTTTTTCAGAAAACAAGAATTATTTTCTACACTTTGCATTTGAAGTAAATTCAACTTGATTTCAAGGATGTTTTGAATTTGAACTAGAAAACGTTAAACCGAAGTCCTGACTCtcgtggtcattaaaaatcccaggatatcCTTCGGTAAagagagtaggggtgtaaccccggcatcctggccaaatttgcccattggcccctgtcaatcatggcctcctaatcatccccatacactgattggcttcatcactcgacatcgtctcctctccaccaatcagctggtgtgtggtgagtg encodes:
- the brsk1b gene encoding serine/threonine-protein kinase BRSK2 isoform X2 gives rise to the protein MSSKELSGSQAAQYVGPYRLEKTLGKGQTGLVKLGVHCITGQKVAIKIVNREKLSESVLMKVEREIAILKLIEHPHVLKLYDVYENNKYLYLVLEHVSGGELFDYLVKKGRLTPKEARKFFRQIISALDFCHSHSICHRDLKPENLLLDEKNNIRIADFGMASLQVGDSLLETSCGSPHYACPEVIRGEKYDGRRADVWSCGVILFALLVGALPFDHDNLRQLLEKVKSGVFHMPHFIPPDCQALLRGMIEVNPEKRLTLEEIQKHPWYQGGRNEPCPEQPPPRRVCVKRILSLTDLDPDVLESMHSLGCFRDRVKLTRDLQCEEENQEKLIYYLLLDRKERYPSYEDEHLPPRNDVDPPRKRVDSPMLTRHGRCRPERKSLEVLSVTEQGSPTPPRRALDTSAHSQRSRSVSGASTGLSSSPLSSPRVTPQGSPLPTPLGTPVHHPQHPPLTPPSSSSSSSSSRAEGGGGGVGGGSLSLTPPSSPGGSGGMAASSSAHWRTRLNSFKNNLLGSPRFHRRRLQVPTSEDMSSLTPESSPELAKKSWFGNFISLEREEQIFVVIRDKPLSSIKADIVHAFLSIPSLSHSVISQTSFRAEYKSSGGPSVFQKPVKFQVDIAFSEGEREREREKEREREGRRETGIYSVTFTLLSGPSRRFKRVVETIQAQLLSTHDQPSVQALADEKNGLSSRPPSTPTRQNSHRSEGGGDRGERAERSDRGEGSSIGGSASVLQRKGSGKDKARLLSSNGTQSQP
- the brsk1b gene encoding serine/threonine-protein kinase BRSK1 isoform X3, which gives rise to MASLQVGDSLLETSCGSPHYACPEVIRGEKYDGRRADVWSCGVILFALLVGALPFDHDNLRQLLEKVKSGVFHMPHFIPPDCQALLRGMIEVNPEKRLTLEEIQKHPWYQGGRNEPCPEQPPPRRVCVKRILSLTDLDPDVLESMHSLGCFRDRVKLTRDLQCEEENQEKLIYYLLLDRKERYPSYEDEHLPPRNDVDPPRKRVDSPMLTRHGRCRPERKSLEVLSVTEQGSPTPPRRALDTSAHSQRSRSVSGASTGLSSSPLSSPRSPVFTFSQTEVTSASTAQSKEPKAGSSTTTRASQRVADQKTQTLPSKAASDRPHLQSMKSLPLQTPPSPSPSPSPLLSPIPRFFFPTPSVLKSVTKTIYPNSAHVSQVTPQGSPLPTPLGTPVHHPQHPPLTPPSSSSSSSSSRAEGGGGGVGGGSLSLTPPSSPGGSGGMAASSSAHWRTRLNSFKNNLLGSPRFHRRRLQVPTSEDMSSLTPESSPELAKKSWFGNFISLEREEQIFVVIRDKPLSSIKADIVHAFLSIPSLSHSVISQTSFRAEYKSSGGPSVFQKPVKFQVDIAFSEGEREREREKEREREGRRETGIYSVTFTLLSGPSRRFKRVVETIQAQLLSTHDQPSVQALADEKNGLSSRPPSTPTRQNSHRSEGGGDRGERAERSDRGEGSSIGGSASVLQRKGSGKDKARLLSSNGTQSQP
- the brsk1b gene encoding serine/threonine-protein kinase BRSK2 isoform X1: MSSKELSGSQAAQYVGPYRLEKTLGKGQTGLVKLGVHCITGQKVAIKIVNREKLSESVLMKVEREIAILKLIEHPHVLKLYDVYENNKYLYLVLEHVSGGELFDYLVKKGRLTPKEARKFFRQIISALDFCHSHSICHRDLKPENLLLDEKNNIRIADFGMASLQVGDSLLETSCGSPHYACPEVIRGEKYDGRRADVWSCGVILFALLVGALPFDHDNLRQLLEKVKSGVFHMPHFIPPDCQALLRGMIEVNPEKRLTLEEIQKHPWYQGGRNEPCPEQPPPRRVCVKRILSLTDLDPDVLESMHSLGCFRDRVKLTRDLQCEEENQEKLIYYLLLDRKERYPSYEDEHLPPRNDVDPPRKRVDSPMLTRHGRCRPERKSLEVLSVTEQGSPTPPRRALDTSAHSQRSRSVSGASTGLSSSPLSSPRSPVFTFSQTEVTSASTAQSKEPKAGSSTTTRASQRVADQKTQTLPSKAASDRPHLQSMKSLPLQTPPSPSPSPSPLLSPIPRFFFPTPSVLKSVTKTIYPNSAHVSQVTPQGSPLPTPLGTPVHHPQHPPLTPPSSSSSSSSSRAEGGGGGVGGGSLSLTPPSSPGGSGGMAASSSAHWRTRLNSFKNNLLGSPRFHRRRLQVPTSEDMSSLTPESSPELAKKSWFGNFISLEREEQIFVVIRDKPLSSIKADIVHAFLSIPSLSHSVISQTSFRAEYKSSGGPSVFQKPVKFQVDIAFSEGEREREREKEREREGRRETGIYSVTFTLLSGPSRRFKRVVETIQAQLLSTHDQPSVQALADEKNGLSSRPPSTPTRQNSHRSEGGGDRGERAERSDRGEGSSIGGSASVLQRKGSGKDKARLLSSNGTQSQP